From a single Eremothecium sinecaudum strain ATCC 58844 chromosome III, complete sequence genomic region:
- the ASP1 gene encoding asparaginase ASP1 (Syntenic homolog of Ashbya gossypii AGR357W; Syntenic homolog of Saccharomyces cerevisiae YDR321W (ASP1)) has product MINPCAEVKTINDDIDCYQFAVQVPTPNKLVDSKDSAIDSSVLERSSFDPKYSNRKLPKIKILGTGGTIAAKGSSSSQTAGYQVDLTVAELLDAIPDFSSICEIYYEQLCNVDSKEINDDILLQIYEGITDSLQKFDGIVITHGTDTLSETAFFIESTIDSGDVPIVFVGSMRPSTSVSADGPMNLYQAICIAADPQSCGRGVLVSLNDQISAGYYITKTNANSLDSFNVRRGYLGNFVNNEVHYYYPPAKPHSCYKFKLYVNDETKKSLSLPKVAILYAHQSLEPELIKIVAAQYSGIVIATLGAGSLPAAVNDACLNLDIPVVYSKRAMDGMIPIANLPKPLPNKSYNLIASGYLNPEKSRILLQLCLREKFCFSDIKKVFRVVYGG; this is encoded by the coding sequence ATGATTAACCCATGTGCTGAAGTGAAAACAATCAATGATGATATTGATTGTTATCAATTTGCTGTGCAAGTTCCTACACCAAATAAATTAGTGGACTCAAAAGACTCTGCCATCGATAGCTCCGTACTAGAAAGGTCATCATTTGATCCTAAGTACTCGAATCGGAAGCTTCCTAAGATTAAAATTTTAGGAACTGGTGGAACTATCGCAGCAAAGGgctcatcttcatcacAAACCGCTGGTTATCAGGTTGACCTGACAGTAGCGGAGCTCCTGGACGCTATACCAGACTTCTCTTCCATCTGCGAGATATACTATGAACAGCTATGCAACGTGGATTCTAAAGAGATCAACGATGATATCCTATTACAAATATACGAAGGTATTACCGACTCATTGCAGAAGTTCGATGGAATTGTAATTACTCATGGAACAGATACTTTGTCCGAGACCgcgttcttcatcgaaAGCACTATTGATTCTGGTGATGTCCCGATCGTATTTGTTGGCTCCATGAGACCTTCGACCAGTGTTTCTGCTGATGGCCCTATGAACCTTTACCAAGCCATTTGTATTGCAGCAGACCCGCAATCTTGCGGACGCGGAGTCCTAGTGTCGCTAAATGACCAAATATCTGCCGGCTACTACATAACCAAGACGAATGCAAACAGTTTAGACTCATTCAATGTAAGACGGGGATACCTTGGCAATTTCGTTAACAATGAAGTGCACTACTATTATCCCCCTGCCAAGCCCCATAGCTGCTACAAATTCAAGCTCTACGTCAACGATGAGACCAAAAAGTCTCTCAGCTTACCAAAAGTCGCCATTCTGTACGCTCACCAGTCCCTGGAACCAGAACTTATCAAGATCGTTGCGGCCCAGTACTCGGGCATTGTCATTGCGACGCTCGGCGCCGGCTCCTTACCAGCTGCTGTCAACGACGCATGCCTAAACCTTGACATCCCAGTCGTCTACTCCAAACGTGCCATGGACGGAATGATTCCCATTGCAAATTTGCCCAAACCCCTCCCGAATAAATCCTACAATCTAATTGCTTCTGGGTATCTCAACCCGGAGAAAAGCAGAATTCTCCTCCAATTGTGCCTAAGAGAGAAGTTCTGCTTCAGTGACATCAAGAAGGTCTTCCGTGTTGTCTACGGTGGTTAA
- the PPE1 gene encoding phosphoprotein phosphatase methylesterase 1 (Syntenic homolog of Ashbya gossypii AGR359C; Syntenic homolog of Saccharomyces cerevisiae YHR075C (PPE1)) — protein MSPNFQKELFQKKLQTTIPTSKVEEDADDSADETASGDTVGELISSSSSKSRLKDSNHDLFTKLPTWSDYFDFNESIEIQDRGFQFNTYYALPKNLDTNSIPIFFFHHGAGSSGLTFAPLVKELVARLNGTCGAVSFDARGHGSTRAIGDGASPAYDLDTFTYDFAAIMEHFLNNILSKDVPVSKLSIVLVGHSLGGSICTAVVPKLNKELSSKVVSVAMFDIVEEVAVAALEKMDHFLDVTPNSFRSMREAIEYHIKHGLSNLRSSAEILVPSLFTEQSDGSVTRITNLRAFAPYWDTWFKGLSSDFTKLPVSKMLLLAGSDKLDRELIIGQMQGKFQLIVFQDSGHFIQEDVPYKTAIALIDFWRRNDNKNIVIQTNWGRV, from the coding sequence ATGAGTCCTAACTTTCAAAAGGAACTTTTCCAAAAGAAGCTTCAAACTACAATTCCAACATCTAAAGTTGAAGAGGATGCTGATGATTCGGCTGATGAGACGGCTAGCGGTGACACCGTAGGAGAATTGATTTCCAGTTCAAGTTCAAAATCTAGGTTGAAAGATTCTAATCATGATTTGTTTACTAAACTTCCAACCTGGAGTGATTATTTTGATTTCAATGAATCAATAGAAATTCAGGATAGGGGATTTCAATTCAATACTTATTATGCACTTCCGAAAAACCTAGACACTAACTCAATTCCTATCTTTTTCTTTCATCATGGTGCTGGATCATCAGGGTTAACTTTTGCACCATTGGTTAAGGAATTGGTGGCAAGGTTGAACGGTACTTGTGGGGCGGTGTCATTTGATGCCAGGGGACATGGCTCTACTAGAGCAATTGGAGATGGTGCTTCTCCGGCATATGACTTGGATACATTTACTTACGATTTTGCGGCAATTATGGAACACTTTTTGAATAATATTTTATCCAAAGATGTGCCAGTTAGTAAGTTATCAATTGTCCTCGTAGGCCATAGTCTCGGCGGTAGCATATGTACCGCGGTTGTTCCCAAATTAAATAAGGAACTATCATCAAAAGTAGTGAGTGTGGCAATGTTTGATATTGTTGAAGAGGTGGCAGTTGCTGCTTTAGAAAAGATGGATCATTTCTTAGACGTGACACCAAACTCATTTAGAAGTATGCGCGAAGCCATTGAATATCATATAAAGCACGGTCTTTCAAACCTACGAAGTAGCGCTGAAATACTAGTACCTTCTTTGTTCACAGAGCAATCTGATGGGAGCGTTACTCGTATTACTAATTTACGTGCATTTGCGCCTTATTGGGATACATGGTTTAAAGGGTTATCTTCCGACTTCACCAAACTTCCTGTCAGTAAAATGCTCCTATTAGCTGGTAGTGATAAATTGGACCGCGAATTGATTATTGGACAAATGCAAGGAAAGTTTCAGTTAATAGTATTTCAAGATTCTGGTCACTTTATCCAAGAAGATGTCCCTTATAAAACTGCAATCGCATTGATAGATTTTTGGAGGAGGAACGACAACAAGAATATAGTTATTCAGACGAACTGGGGGAGAGTATGA
- the QNS1 gene encoding glutamine-dependent NAD(+) synthetase (Syntenic homolog of Ashbya gossypii AGR358W; Syntenic homolog of Saccharomyces cerevisiae YHR074W (QNS1)), translating to MSRLITLATCNLNQWALDFEGNRDRILESIRIAKSRNAKLRVGPELEITGYGCLDHFLENDLYLHSWEMYAQIIKNEETHGILLDIGMPVLHKNVRYNCRLLSLDGKILLIRPKLWLANDGNYREMRFFTPWMRPTLVEDFVLPLGIQKVTGQKNVPFGDAVINTLDTCVGVETCEELFTPSSPHIDMSLDGVEIITNSSGSHHELRKLNKRLDLIMSATRRCGGVYLYANQRGCDGDRLYYDGCALIAVNGTILAQGSQFSLKDVEVVTATVDLEDVTSYRAAIMSRGLQCASSTTKFVRVDVPMELADVFDNFDPSIAPTKQRDPFYQTPEEEIALGPACWLWDYVRRSRGSGFFLPLSGGLDSCATAVIVHSMCRLVIKEIKEGNQQVLDDVRMVTRSSDDWVPEDPAQLANKLFYTCYMGTENSSAETRTRAKKLSEIIGSYHVDFNMDSVVSSVVSLFEVTTGKKPIYKVFGGSNLENLALQNIQARLRMVFSYMFAQLLPWVRAVPSGGLLVLGSANVDECLRGYLTKYDCSSADINPIGGIAKIDLKKFIKYAAKEFDIPLLEEFLTAAPTAELEPITKNYVQSDEADMGLSYQELSTFGYLRKVEKRGPYSMFLKLLHEWTPTLTPYQIADKVKNFFYYYAINRHKQTVLTPSYHAEQYSPDDNRFDLRPFLIDPKFSWASKKIDNVVRQYEKHDTAKLAMLSIDLNPTTKK from the coding sequence ATGTCTCGTTTAATCACTTTAGCTACTTGTAACTTAAACCAATGGGCATTAGATTTTGAGGGCAATAGAGACAGAATCCTTGAATCTATTAGAATTGCAAAGTCTCGCAATGCAAAGTTGAGAGTAGGTCCTGAATTGGAAATTACTGGTTATGGCTGTCTTGATCACTTTTTGGAGAATGATTTGTACTTGCACTCTTGGGAAATGTATGCTCAGATCATCAAGAATGAAGAGACGCACGGCATATTGTTAGACATTGGTATGCCAGTGCTGCATAAAAACGTTCGTTATAACTGTCGTTTGCTATCTTTGGATGGTAAGATTTTGCTTATCAGACCTAAGCTATGGTTGGCGAACGACGGTAACTATCGTGAGATGAGGTTCTTTACACCTTGGATGAGGCCTACCCTTGTTGAGGACTTTGTCTTGCCTCTAGGCATCCAAAAGGTGACTGGACAGAAGAACGTTCCATTTGGTGATGCTGTAATTAATACCTTGGATACTTGTGTTGGAGTTGAGACCTGTGAAGAATTATTTACACCATCTTCCCCACACATTGACATGTCTTTGGATGGTGTGGAGATCATTACTAATTCTTCGGGTTCTCACCACGAGTTGCGCAAGTTGAACAAGAGACTAGACTTGATTATGAGTGCCACTCGTAGATGTGGTGGTGTTTACTTATATGCCAACCAACGTGGTTGCGATGGTGATAGGTTATACTACGATGGTTGCGCGCTAATTGCAGTTAATGGTACTATTCTTGCTCAAGGTTCACAGTTTTCGCTCAAGGATGTTGAGGTTGTTACCGCCACGGTGGACTTGGAAGATGTAACCAGTTACCGTGCTGCTATTATGTCCCGTGGTCTACAATGTGCATCTTCAACCACCAAGTTTGTACGTGTCGATGTGCCAATGGAATTGGCAGATGTTTTCGATAACTTCGATCCAAGCATTGCTCCAACAAAGCAAAGAGACCCATTTTATCAAACACCGGAAGAGGAAATAGCTCTTGGTCCTGCATGTTGGTTATGGGACTACGTGAGACGTTCTCGTGGTTCAGGTTTCTTCTTGCCTTTGTCTGGTGGCCTTGATTCCTGTGCAACCGCTGTTATTGTTCACTCTATGTGTAGATTGGTCATTAAAGAGATCAAGGAGGGCAATCAGCAAGTTTTAGATGACGTCCGTATGGTCACCCGCTCTAGCGATGATTGGGTTCCAGAAGATCCAGCTCAGTTGGCTAACAAGCTGTTCTACACTTGCTACATGGGCACCGAAAACTCGAGTGCAGAGACCAGGACAAGAGCAAAGAAGTTGTCTGAGATAATTGGCTCATATCACGTTGATTTCAACATGGACAGTGTTGTTTCCAGTGTAGTTAGTCTATTTGAAGTTACTACTGGTAAGAAACCAATTTACAAGGTTTTCGGTGGTTCCAACCTGGAAAACCTTGCTTTACAAAACATCCAAGCCCGTTTGCGTATGGTGTTTTCCTACATGTTTGCCCAATTGTTACCATGGGTTCGCGCGGTACCTAGCGGTGGCCTACTGGTTCTTGGTAGTGCAAATGTCGATGAATGTCTAAGAGGTTATTTGACGAAATATGACTGTTCTTCTGCTGATATAAACCCAATCGGTGGAATTGCCAAGATtgatttgaagaagttcaTCAAGTATGCTGCAAAGGAATTTGATATCCCATTATTGGAAGAATTCTTAACTGCTGCACCAACTGCAGAGTTAGAGCCCATAACTAAAAACTACGTCCAATCTGACGAGGCTGATATGGGCCTATCCTACCAGGAGTTGAGCACTTTTGGTTATCTACGTAAGGTCGAAAAGCGTGGCCCATACTCAATGTTCTTGAAACTGCTCCACGAGTGGACCCCAACTTTGACACCTTACCAAATCGCTGACAAGGTTAAGAACTTTTTCTACTATTACGCTATTAACAGACATAAACAAACTGTTCTAACCCCTAGTTATCACGCTGAGCAATATTCCCCAGACGACAACCGCTTCGACTTGAGGCCATTTTTGATTGATCCTAAATTCTCATGGGCTTCCAAGAAGATTGATAACGTTGTTCGTCAATATGAGAAGCATGACACTGCTAAGCTTGCCATGCTATCTATAGATTTGAACCCAACCACCAAGAAATAG